The Acinetobacter sp. SAAs474 genome segment AATATAGTTGGGATATTACTTCCGATGCTATAGCTGGATGGGTTGCATGGCAAATCGGTGTCTCTAAACTCATTGTATTAACAGATGTAGACGGTATTTATGCTAAGGATGTATCAGGTAATTTGTTGGAAGATAAATTAATTGAAAAAATTTTAGCTAGTGAAGTTGTTAAATTAGGACATACGTCTATAGATGTGTGTTTAGCTGAATGGATTAAACATGGATACATTAATGAATGTGTAATTGTAAATGGGAATTATCCTGAACGATTAGACAATATATTACATGAAAAAACTGCACTATCTACCCATATTTATTATAGTAAATCACAGTTTTTGGCATTGTAAAAATGAATTGTATGGAAATTTTTATTTAATGGTTTAGTTGGAATTGATATAGGGAGCTTTAATATGCTAACAAAAGGTATTATCCAAACACTGCAAGAAGTAAAAAATACAAATTATAAAGATCAAGCAATATACATTGGTTTTACTGGCCTAGATGGTGCAGGAAAATCAACACAAGCTGGAATGCTTGGACAATATTTACGATCATTTGATCGGCAATGTTATGTTTGTGAGCCAAAAGATGACCTAGTTCCCCAACTTTCAATTGCTATAGGAAAAAATAATAGTAAATCTCCAAGAGAGTATTTTGGGACATATCCATTTGAATTATCGAAAGCTTTTAGCGTTGTAAGACATCATTATAGTGGTATTTTACCTTTTCTGAATTCTGGGATTGATGTAATTGAACCACGTACAAATTTTTGCAGACTTGGTTTAGCAATCGCACATGATTGTGATGAGATAAATAAAGTAGTTGATGTTTATGAAATATCCAAAAAATATGACTTTGTTTTTTGGATTGATACTCCTCCAGAGATTGCATATAAAAGAGTCAATGATAGAGGAACAGACTATGAACCATTCGAAGAGTTAGATAAATTTCATAAAGCATTATGCCAGATAGCAGATAAAACTTGCATAAGAATTAATGAAATTGGTTCTAAGGATGATGTTTTTAATAGGATTAAATTAAAGTTGAATGAGCTAATTGGGAAATTAGATAAGTAAAATAGAATAATATGGGTTGTATTGGGTATGAAAACTGTAGATTTTTTATATCTAATATTAATAAGAGTGATGTGTGCTGATAAAAACGAAGACTTTAACTTGGTAAACTATAGATACTCATTAGGAGTTTACCATGAGCAAAAAACAAAAGACTTATACGGCAGAATTTAAAGCTGAAGCAATAAAAGCCATTGAAGAAAACAAAGGTAATGTTTCCGAAACAGCACGGCAACTCGGTATTTCCATGCAAACTTTATCAAATTGGTACAAGAAAGCAAAAGCAGGCACATTGGCTGGTACACAACAATATTAGCCCGATCTCGTTGCTTTACTCGAAGAAAATAAGAAACTTAAACAACAACTCAAAACTGCCGAAATGGAGAGAGTTTCTAAAAAAAGCGGCAGCGTACTTTGCCAAAGAAAGTCAGTGAGGTACGCTTATATGAAAGAGCACAAAAACACATACCCAACTACGATGATGGCTGGATTGCTGAATGTCTCAGTATCAAGGTTTAAGCCAACGAAAAATTCAAAGCAATCAACAGACAATATTGGTCAAAATTGCCCATGAAAAGACCAATGAAAGCTATGGCTATATTCGGCTGACCAAGTATTTAAAGGCTCAAGGTATCCAAATTAGCCAATATGCTGTGCGTTGCATTAAACAGAAGAATCACTGTATTGTAAGTGCCATAAGTGTTTTAAAAGAACTACGAATAGTGATAACAATCGTTCTGTCTACCATAATCTGCTAGACCAACAATTTTCAATGGAAACCCCGAATCAAGCATGGGTAAGTGACATAACGTACATTTGGACATCTGAAGGATGGTTATATCTGGCAGCCTTAAAAGACCTTTGTACTAAACAGGTAGTTGGGTATAGCGTAAATGAACGGATGACGTCACAGCTTGTTTGTAATGCGTTGAGTATGGCTATTCGCAATCATAAGCCAACTAAAGGCCTGATCGTTCATTCAGACAGAGGCCGTCAATATTGCAGTCATGAATATCGGAATATGCTTGAAAAATATGAATTTCAGGGTTCAATGAGTAAGAAAGGAGACTGTTTTGACAATGCTCCAATTGAAAGTTTTTGGGGAATATTAAAGAACGAACTTGTACATCATCGGAACTATAAAACCAGAGATGAAGCTAAAGCAGATATTACAAAATACATAGAGCTATTTTATAATCAGCAGAGAATTCAGAAAGGTCTGCATTTTAAGACACCAAATCAGACAGCAGAGGACTTTTACAAGTTGGCTGCATAGAATCTCCCAAGTGGAAGTGTCCTGTTATTTCGGCACACATCAGAGACTGAAAATAGTGACGATGGAAATAATTTGGTAAAAAGTTGTTTTTGTCGGTTAATAGCTTTAGCTCATAATATAATCTTTCATTATGGTTAGAAAATTTTTTCTATCAATAAGATAAATTATTTTATTTAAGACTTTTTTGATTTTTTCTAATTTTAGTAAAGTTACAGCAGAAGCTTCTATTATTGACTGCAATAATTTTTTATTAGAAGTTTATTTTAAGTTTAATGTTATTAGGATTGTATATTATGTATACTAACCCTACATTTTCTATAATTATTCCTACATTCAATAGACCTAATGAGCTTGTTAGATGTCTTGATAGTGTTTCAATTCAAACCTTTAAAGATTATGAGGTAATAGTTGTAGATGATGGTTCAAAAAAAAAGATAGATGAAGAACTATTAAATAATTATAAATTTAAGGTAACGTATATTAATAATACAGTTAATCTTGGAGCTGCTAGTGCAAGGAATATTGGTATAAAAGCTGCAACGGGAAAATATTTAAGTTTTTTAGATGACGACGATGAATATTGTGAAACTTTTTTAGAAGATTCCTTGTCTGTATTAAATAAGAATCCCGAAATTACTCTAACCTGGTGCTCAGTAAGATATGTTAACCCTACTGGTTACATTGACCCTCCTGAAATCCAAGAAATTTTTGTAAAAAAGATAGATGTATTTAAAAAATTACTAAGTATAGGTATAGGCCACGGGGTAACTATAAGGGCCTCTCATATAAATCGAATGAAAAGTGTTTTTGATGAAAATATTAGATTAGTTGAAGATACAGATTTATTTATTAGGCTTTTATCTAGTGGTTTGGTTCCTTATTTTATTGCTGGCAAGGCTAAAGTCAAAGTACATAACCATGATAAAACAAGAATGACGTCATCTAATTTTAATTTTTTACGTGCGAAAGAGTCAAAGTTTTTATTAAAGAAACATGAGGAATTTTTTAGTAAATACCCATCTCTAAAAAAACAATTAGAAAGCCATATTGTTTATTTAGAAGGAACCGAAATATGATTTTAAAAAAAATAGATAAATATTTGTCTTCTTCATTTAAGAAAGCTTTAAAGACTATAGAAGAGGATGTAATTCCAGTCTTAAAGGATGAATGTGATAGAGTTCATTATAATTCTGAATTTCCATCAGAAACATTTAATAAGATAAAAGAGAAAAAGTTGTTGTCAACTATTATAGATAGTGATAGAAATTATTATATTTTTAATGTCTATGATCATTTTTATTTTACATATCTTTTATCTAAGGTTTGTGCATCAGCTGGTATGATATATGCTATGCATATTGCTCAATTGCATACAATTTATAAAAATAAAATATTAAGTAAAAAAGATGATGAACTTAATATTTTTATTGAAAATCAATTATTAATTGCTTCTGCTACATCAGAAATAGGTAAAGGGGGAGATGTTTCTAGAAGTATTGCTACTATAGAAAAAGGAGATAATGATACTTTATATTTAATGAAAAAATGCTCTGTGATCTCTTATGCAGATTATGCAGATGGTATTTTACTAACAGCTAATAGTTTTGAAAATAAACAAATTTTTATTTATATTGATAAAAGTAAGTACAAATTAAAGCTGATGAGTAAATGGGATGCGATGGGATTAAGGGGAACATGTAGTAATGGTTATGTTTTGGAAGCAAAATTTCATGAAAATGATATATTATCTATTTCATCCAAAGAAATTGTTAATAATTTTATAATGCCATATAGCCATATACTCTGGGCTGCATGTTGGTTTGGTATAGCATCAAATTCGTTTGAAAAAACTTTAGTTTATTACAAGTTAAATACAATTAGTAATGCTCAAATTTCAGAAATATATAACAACCTGCTATTGGTTGAAAACTCTATAACTCTAAACTTAATAAATTTTGAAAAAGGACGGGATGATGATTTTATGAAAAAATTAGAACTTACGTCTTTAAAATCTCAAGTTTCAGAACTTTGTATTAATGTTTGTCTCGATTGCCTTAAAGTTTTAGGTATAAATGGCTATATTAATGATTCTAAATATAGCATAACACGAAATATAGCTGACTCTTTATCTTCAATAGTTATGATAAATAATAACAGGATTAATAATTCAATTTCAGAGTCGTTGAAAATTTTAAAGACTTAATCTGTTATAGAACAAAAACATTTCGAATCACTTTTTTGGGACTATTTTATGAAACCATTGAATTTATTTTTAAATGAACTTTTAACTGTTGAGTCTGGCATATCAACTGAAAAAAAAATATGGTACAAAGAAAATTTCAATAAGAAAGTAATAGATTACTATGAAACTATAAAACCTGGGGTGGTTAAAAGAGATTTAAAAACTGGAAAACCAATTTTAAAGAAATTAACTGTTAAAGAGTATTTTTCAACATTGGGCGTAATACATTTATTCAAACCAGATGATCAAAATAGTTTGAAAATAATGCAATATCACTCAATAAATGCATTAGGTTTTGTAGGTTATCAATTTGGTGAGGCTTTATTGTATGATTTAGGTTTTTATGTTCCAACTAAAAAAAAATACAATGATACTTTATTTGATTCACTATATTTAGGCGGGCTTAGTGATGATATATGGAGTGAAGATGTTTCTATATTTCCATCTAATAGTGAATCTTTTGGAAAAATTATTTTAGCTACTCATATTAATCTGTGGGAAGGTAGTTTTAAAGGGATAGATGGTTTAAATTATTTTGAAGATTTAAAAAAACCAGTTATTCAAGATAAAATTATACTGGAAGCTTTTTCATATAATATAAGTGTATTGAAAGGATTGTTTAAAGTGAGTAAGGGAATAGATATATTGGATATATTCAAAGAAAATTTGAAATCTGATGATCTCTTTTCTGAACTTTTTAAATTGCATGGTGTAGGTATTTTATCTGGTGTCCTTGCAGCAATGCATTTGTGTGGACCTTATGGTTTTTATGATTTATACATTAAAAACAAAATAAGCTTTGATGAATTCTCTATGTCAATAGTTGAATATATAGAGAAATTTTCCAACTACGATGTTTTTGAATTGTATATGTAATCTTATTAGAGTTCTTTCATAAGTCATTTTCTGCTCAGTTCCATATTATAAATTCCAGCAATTAAATTAAATCTTAAACCCAGTCTTTTTCCTCGGTTACGATATCGCTCAGCAAGAATTTTAAAGGTTTTCAAACGACCAAATATATGCTCAATGCTGATTCTCCTCTTGTTTATTTCTTGATTATAAATTTTCAGCTCAGGATCTAGTGTGCAACGCTTTTTTGCTTTTAATGGCAATAGACTATTCGGATACACAGCATAAAATCCTTGATAGCCCTTATCTGCAAGAATAAAGCCACCTACAGGAATCTGATGCAAGTTACGTTTGAACAATTCGAAATCATGCACAGCACCTCGGCTTGTACATAAACTCAGAATTTGCTGAGTTCTATAATGAATGATCGCTTGAACTTTGAAAGTATATGCTTTCTTCTTGCCGCTATAGCTTTTTTTCTGTTTTTTTAGGCCGTTGTATTGGAATTTCTGTAGCATCTACGATCACCACCTTCCAGTCTATGCCTTCACCTTCTGGCAAATGCTTCGGTAAATTAAATAGATTAGACTTGATGAGGCAATCCTCTATATGACGCATAATTCTTGAAGCTGTGGGCTCTGAAACTCCGTAACTTGTAGCAACATGAAATAAGGTTCGGTATTCACGCCAATAGCTTAGGCATAAGAGAATCTGATCCTCTATGCTTAATTTGGGTGGCCTGCCTTTGGAAGGAGTTTGCTTCTTTAATTGCTCAACCATTAAATCAAAAGTTGACCACGAGATGCCTGTATAGCGCTTAAACTGTGTTTCAGAAAGCTTTTTTGAGTCGATGTATTTCATCTACAAATTATGTACGAATACTCAGAAAATTAGAGACTAAATATTAGTCAGAAGATGACTATTTTTTGATTTATGAAAGATATCTATTGATTGCTATTTTTAATATTTTTAATAGAAATATAGCTAAATAATTGTAAAATAATTATATATAAGAAAAATATATTCCAACTGTAATTGTTAATTAAAAAAGATGCAATTGGGACCGTAATTAATAAAGAAGCCGTCGATAGAGATGATGCTATAGAATATTTAAATGATGCTCTTGGTTCATCTATTGATCGCATTAGAAAATTTGAGAAAGTATAAGTGATGAAGCTGGAAGAGATGATATTAAGTGAAAATAAAATTATTAAAGCACTCTTGCTTTTATAATCTAGTGAATTTATAAGAATAAAAAGAAATATATTTGTGGTTTTTAAAATTAATGATGTAATCATTATTGATTTTAATGAAAATATTTTAGTTATATGTGGCCATAGATATCCGCATAATAAGACAGCTAGTAAAGGGAGTATGATGTTAATTGTTCCAAAATATTCAAGCGTTAATTTAAATTCTTTGATTAAAAAAATTATAACAAATGATGATAATGTTAAGTCGAATAGCTTATAGAATATTAAATAAATATATATTTCTTTTAGGCTATTAAAAACCGATTTTGATTCTTTAAAATTGTAAAGGCTTGTTGTTGCAATGAAGAATATTGAAATAATAGGAATCAATAACAATAGATGATATTTTTGTTTTTTGAAAAATTGTAACATTAATTTAAAACTTGATATTGAGAAAATCAAAGTACAAGCTAAAAATATAAAAGATGAAAATATAAATAAATAATTTAGATCTCCTTTGAATATAAGATTGAAAAGGAAAATTATTCCACCTCCTGCGAATATTGATGAGATCCTCCAGCCAAATATATGTAATGAAAGGGGGTGATGACGATTATCACTATTATAATTTTTAATTAAGTTTATATCTGTTAATATGTCAAAGCTAGCACCTAAGAATGCAAGATTAAATAGCATTATGTAAAAAAATTCCTTATTGCTGTTAATGGCTAAAACTAATATCAGGAAATTGAAACCTATAATCATTACAAATAAAGATAACCAATTGTGAATATTTTTTGCCTTTATGTCATCTGCAAATCCACTCCATAAAAATTTAAAGGAATATGGAAGTAGTACGAAAGCCAATGAGGATATAAATGTTATTGAATAGCCTAAATCAGTTAGAACGGCTTGTAATGTTATTGTAAGAAAGCAATATATATATCCTGATAAAAAACCATAGCTAAAAATTTTCACTCGATTTGTGTTGTGCAATTTTTCATCACTTAAACTGGTTTTTATATTTAAAGTGTTTTTAGCCATAAGCTACAGTCTATATTATTTTTTTGAAAATTTGGGATGTGATTTTATTTTTTCCATTTTTTTTTAAAAAGTCATTAAAAAAACTATTTTTAATTTACTGTTGTTCGTTAAATACGCTCTTAATAAATATATTTCATTCCATGATCTATTTTGTTCTAAAACCCAAGTTTTAGGATACTCAAATGGGTAAAATATGTCGTGAAAGTGAACTATAATCCCAGGTTTTAGTCTGGGAATAATGTTGAAAACAATATGTCACTTCTAGATTTAGCTATGTGTGATGAGTCAATAAATATTATATCGTTTGCATTTAGGTCTTTAAATATTGAAACTTTTATATCTTGAATCATTTTTTCATATATTTCTATATTCTTTGAATCTTTTTTCTTTATTAATTTTTTTAGTCTACTTGGATTGGGGTCTATAAATGTAATTTTTGGTTTATTTTTTTCATATTCTATAACATCTAGTAAGAAGCCTGAAGAAAAACCAGAGCCAATCTCTATGATTTTATTTGGTTTGTAGCTTTTTATAATTGAGTAATATATAAAGGCATCTCCTTTTATCTGATAAAATTTTGTCAAATTTGTCAGTTATTTTAATCCATCTATTCCATAATTTAAGCATATCTTCTATACTCAGCTCAATATTTGGAATATATTTGTTATTTAAATTTTTGAGATAATGGTGTTTATTTTCTCCTTTAATCTGCTTTTTAAATCTTGGCTAATGTAGCCTCGATCCGCATAAATCTTGGCTTCTAAGCCGTTAACTAATTGCTCAACCATTTTGATGTCAGCAACATGACCATTTGATAAAGCTGAACATGCTATTTCACCCAATTGATTCATCGCAATATGTAATTTACAACCATAAAACCAACCCATCGAACTTTTACCACGAGTTGCAATTTTAGCTAGAGATTTATGGCGCTGAATCCGTTGATTTTTACAGACTGGTAGTGTTGTTGAATCAATCCATAAATATTGTTTATCTTGACCTTTTATCAGTGACACATGTAAAGCATGTAGGGCGAGTTGGTGCATATTGCTCAAATGAATCATACGTTAATAACAAGATAAGTACTTAAATAAATGAATTTTGTCTTCTTTGAGCCATGCGAAAAAGGCTTTGAAATTATTGAAATGAGAGCATTTGTACCAAATGGCAATAAAGCAGATCTCTGAAATTGTGAGTTTGTATTAACCCCCAATTAAAACGGACACTCAAAATTAAGATCTAGGCATAGAACTAGAGTTAAGGAGTGTCTTATGGAACGTATTGAAGTTATTACATCGGCTCAACGTCGTAGACGTTATACAGGTCAACAAAAAGCACAGTTTGTTGCTATGACCATGCAACCTGGATCATCCGTTTCTTCTGTTGCTAGACAGTATGGTATTGCCCCAAGTTTACTGTTTAAATGGAAGAAACTTATGCAAGATGGTGGAGTAATTGCCGTGGAAGCCAATGATCAAGTCGTCAGTGTTTCAGACTACAATGCACTATTAAAAAAAGTAAAACAGCTTGAACAAATGCTTGGTCGAAAGATCGTCGAAGCAGAAATTCTCAAAGATGCTTTAGAGATTGCTCAGACAAAAAAGTACATATCGCATATGCCCTTATTACCACCAGACGATACCCAACACAACAAATAGCGCTGACACTCGGTGTGGCGAGATCGAACCTTTATCGTCGCTTAAAGCAACCAAATCCGACCTCTCGTTCGAGATATAACAAAATGGAGGATCGCATTCTATTGCCTATGATTCGGGACATCTGTGACCAACGCCCCAGTAATGGCTATAGACGTATTACCGCACATCTTAACCGTCACTTAAAGGCAAATACGATGTCATTAAAACAAGTGAATCATAAGCGTATTTACCGCATCATGAAACAGAATGATTTACTGCTCACTCGACCTAAACGACTTCAGAATGATCGTACACATGAGGGTAAAGTTATTGTTTCGGAGTCAAATAAAAGGTGGAGTTCGGATGGCTTTGAAATCAAATGTTGGAATGGTGAAAAAGTAAGGGTTGTCTTCAGTTTAGACTGCTGTGATCGAGAAATTATGAGTTATGCAGCAACAACAGCAGGCATCAGTAGTGAAATGGTCTGTGACATACTTGTACAGAGTATGGAGCGACGGTTCGGTATAGTGTAAGCATCCGCTGAACACCACTTTTTCTCACTCCAGAATCTCGCGATAGTGTCCACTAAAATTTGATCTGACCCCCAAAAGTTAAACTTTCTTTGTTCAATAATAGTCTTTTGGACTCCACGACTTCGTATACTTTGCTTTAGATTAGAACGCTTATTTTGTTTTTCTAATTCTTTATGCTGTTGCTGAAAGCTTCTTTCAACTGTTAACGCAAAAGAGATCAAGAAGAAAATATATGCATCAAGAACAGAAGTAAGATTGGATATCTTTGACTATATTGAGGTGTTCTACATTTCAAAACACAGACATAGCTCTAATGGTCAGTATGCGGTTTTAGCGAGAATGCAGACGTTAATACTCTTTGCAACATTTTGGCGGTAGGACATACCGTTTTGTCTGTGGAGGCAAGATGTGGTAAAGGTCGTCCTGTGAAGCAGAAAGCAAGTGAAATCCGTAAGGAAGTTACCTAAGCGCTTTTGCTTTTAGAATCCTTTACTTAAGCTAGTCGAAAATGGTGGGAGTATGTTAAATCGATGATGCCACTGAAAAGCTGTTGCATCTGCACTTTTGTAAGGCTGAGATTGGAGGTTTAAATTTTAAAACAACTGGTAGTCAAAAATTAAATACTAAAACAATTGAAAATAAAAGAAATAATTTAGATTACATGTTTGGTATCGGTCTGGGTTTAACTGATAAATCTAATTTAAATGTTTTTGCTTCAATTCGCCAAGAATTTAATAATTCTCTTGAAAATTGCATTAACTACAATTTTCATTTTTAATGTGTTATATTATAGCATTGTGTAGAACAAAAATAATATTTTTATAAAAAAATGTACTAAAACAATAATTAGAGAAATTTCTATGAAAAATTTTTTAACTGTCTTAATCTTATCATCGTTAATTGTGACGCCTGGATTTGCTCAAGAAAAAACATCTAATACCAGTTCAGCAAGTTTAGAACTCAATCAAGTATTTGATATAGAAAAATTTGATAATATTCAGGTATTAGAACTATCTCGTCAAGAAATGAAAGATACTCAAGGTGCTTTTGTTCCATTTATACCCGTTGCTGTTGCAGTTGGTACGCGTTTTATAACAAATCAATTTGTTAGTCACCAAATTAGGAATGGCATGCTAGCTTATAGCACCTATAGTGCTGCCAATAAAATGAA includes the following:
- a CDS encoding transposase family protein; translated protein: MKYIDSKKLSETQFKRYTGISWSTFDLMVEQLKKQTPSKGRPPKLSIEDQILLCLSYWREYRTLFHVATSYGVSEPTASRIMRHIEDCLIKSNLFNLPKHLPEGEGIDWKVVIVDATEIPIQRPKKTEKKL
- a CDS encoding acyl-CoA dehydrogenase family protein, giving the protein MILKKIDKYLSSSFKKALKTIEEDVIPVLKDECDRVHYNSEFPSETFNKIKEKKLLSTIIDSDRNYYIFNVYDHFYFTYLLSKVCASAGMIYAMHIAQLHTIYKNKILSKKDDELNIFIENQLLIASATSEIGKGGDVSRSIATIEKGDNDTLYLMKKCSVISYADYADGILLTANSFENKQIFIYIDKSKYKLKLMSKWDAMGLRGTCSNGYVLEAKFHENDILSISSKEIVNNFIMPYSHILWAACWFGIASNSFEKTLVYYKLNTISNAQISEIYNNLLLVENSITLNLINFEKGRDDDFMKKLELTSLKSQVSELCINVCLDCLKVLGINGYINDSKYSITRNIADSLSSIVMINNNRINNSISESLKILKT
- a CDS encoding glycosyltransferase family 2 protein, with product MYTNPTFSIIIPTFNRPNELVRCLDSVSIQTFKDYEVIVVDDGSKKKIDEELLNNYKFKVTYINNTVNLGAASARNIGIKAATGKYLSFLDDDDEYCETFLEDSLSVLNKNPEITLTWCSVRYVNPTGYIDPPEIQEIFVKKIDVFKKLLSIGIGHGVTIRASHINRMKSVFDENIRLVEDTDLFIRLLSSGLVPYFIAGKAKVKVHNHDKTRMTSSNFNFLRAKESKFLLKKHEEFFSKYPSLKKQLESHIVYLEGTEI
- a CDS encoding transposase gives rise to the protein MERIEVITSAQRRRRYTGQQKAQFVAMTMQPGSSVSSVARQYGIAPSLLFKWKKLMQDGGVIAVEANDQVVSVSDYNALLKKVKQLEQMLGRKIVEAEILKDALEIAQTKKYISHMPLLPPDDTQHNK
- a CDS encoding transposase family protein — protein: MLQKFQYNGLKKQKKSYSGKKKAYTFKVQAIIHYRTQQILSLCTSRGAVHDFELFKRNLHQIPVGGFILADKGYQGFYAVYPNSLLPLKAKKRCTLDPELKIYNQEINKRRISIEHIFGRLKTFKILAERYRNRGKRLGLRFNLIAGIYNMELSRK
- a CDS encoding IS3 family transposase, which encodes MARSNLYRRLKQPNPTSRSRYNKMEDRILLPMIRDICDQRPSNGYRRITAHLNRHLKANTMSLKQVNHKRIYRIMKQNDLLLTRPKRLQNDRTHEGKVIVSESNKRWSSDGFEIKCWNGEKVRVVFSLDCCDREIMSYAATTAGISSEMVCDILVQSMERRFGIV
- a CDS encoding class I SAM-dependent methyltransferase, encoding MTKFYQIKGDAFIYYSIIKSYKPNKIIEIGSGFSSGFLLDVIEYEKNKPKITFIDPNPSRLKKLIKKKDSKNIEIYEKMIQDIKVSIFKDLNANDIIFIDSSHIAKSRSDILFSTLFPD